A single genomic interval of Nomascus leucogenys isolate Asia chromosome 3, Asia_NLE_v1, whole genome shotgun sequence harbors:
- the LOC115832448 gene encoding coiled-coil-helix-coiled-coil-helix domain-containing protein 2-like, with amino-acid sequence MPRGSQSRTSLVAIQASRVSHMRTALMAGPRPAPAAQLPAAASPFAAGPPAAGPRQPGLMARIATTGAGVGYTLGHTIIGGFSEGSNAEPASPDITYQEPQGTQMPQRQQPCFYEIKPFLECARNRVT; translated from the exons ATGCCACGTGGAAGCCAGAGCCGCACCTCCCTCGTGGCCATTCAGGCCAGCCGGGTATCTCACATGAGAACGGCACtcatggccgggc CCAGGCCAGCACCAGCAGCTCAGCTGCCAGCAGCAGCATCCCCCTTTGCAGCTGGCCCTCCTGCTGCTGGGCCCAGGCAGCCAGGTCTGATGGCCCGGATAGCAACCACTGGAGCTGGCGTGGGGTACACACTGGGTCATACCATCATTGGGGGCTTCAGTGAAGGAAGTAATGCTGAGCCTGCAAGTCCTGACATCACCTACCAGGAGCCCCAGGGAACCCAGATGCCACAGCGGCAGCAGCCTTGCTTCTACGAGATAAAACCGTTTTTGGAGTGTGCCCGGAACCGGGTGACATAA